The proteins below come from a single Pedobacter aquae genomic window:
- a CDS encoding DUF2752 domain-containing protein: MIKQIVKIPLELLFFSTAIIALYFLNPSQEHHSICPLAYFEIGFCPGCGLGRSIYYLLHFQFSASWKMHPLGFFAFVVIIVRIYTLIRKTYFSEP; the protein is encoded by the coding sequence GTGATTAAACAAATAGTAAAAATTCCGCTCGAGCTTTTATTTTTTTCTACGGCAATTATTGCCTTATACTTTTTAAATCCTAGTCAAGAGCATCATTCTATTTGCCCTTTAGCCTATTTTGAGATAGGTTTTTGCCCCGGCTGTGGCTTAGGCCGCTCTATTTATTATCTGTTACATTTTCAGTTTTCGGCATCCTGGAAAATGCATCCATTAGGTTTTTTTGCTTTTGTTGTAATAATTGTTCGCATTTATACTCTAATTAGAAAAACATATTTTTCTGAACCTTAA
- a CDS encoding ATP-binding protein encodes MKIQRLAALQLAKRIQQNKVLLLFGTRRVGKTHLLKSIESSLNIPFLHLNAEDTDTATLLENRSIANYKRLLGENRLLIIDEAQVIPEIGKILKLMIDEFEDLTIIATGSSAFDLSNQTGEPLTGRSYTYYLYPIAQAELAQHENILQTRQNLEERLIYGSYPEIFSLDSLKEKEEYLKNLVNSYLLKDILRFENIQNSNKIFDLMKLIAYQVGAEVSLDELGKQLGMSKNTVERYLDLLAKVQILFKLSGYSSNLRKEVTKSSKWYFFDNGIRNAIINDFRPLAIRQDTGLLWENYCIYERIKINRYQKTDAEFFFWRTYDQQEIDLIEKVGHNIHAFEFKYSNHKKVKVPVFFQKNYPDAEFNLIHRDNYIDFIVAELLKP; translated from the coding sequence ATGAAAATTCAAAGATTAGCTGCTTTACAACTGGCGAAACGTATCCAGCAAAATAAAGTTTTACTGCTATTTGGTACTCGTAGGGTGGGTAAAACGCATTTATTAAAATCTATTGAAAGCTCTTTAAATATACCCTTCTTACACCTTAACGCCGAAGATACTGATACAGCAACGCTATTAGAAAATAGAAGTATTGCCAATTATAAAAGGTTATTAGGAGAGAATCGCTTATTAATTATAGATGAAGCACAAGTAATTCCAGAAATAGGCAAGATATTAAAGTTGATGATTGATGAATTTGAGGATTTAACCATTATAGCCACAGGTTCATCTGCTTTTGATTTATCAAACCAAACCGGCGAACCTTTAACAGGAAGAAGCTATACCTATTATTTATACCCTATAGCCCAAGCCGAACTTGCACAACATGAGAATATATTGCAAACAAGACAAAACCTGGAAGAAAGATTAATCTACGGCTCTTATCCTGAGATTTTCTCTTTAGATAGTCTTAAAGAAAAAGAGGAATATTTAAAAAATCTGGTAAACTCTTACCTTTTAAAAGATATTCTAAGGTTTGAGAACATCCAAAACAGTAATAAAATTTTTGATTTGATGAAACTTATCGCTTACCAAGTTGGTGCAGAAGTTTCTTTAGACGAGTTGGGTAAGCAGTTAGGCATGAGTAAAAATACCGTTGAGCGCTATTTAGACCTTTTAGCTAAAGTGCAAATCTTATTTAAATTAAGTGGTTACAGTTCTAATCTTAGAAAAGAGGTCACAAAATCCTCTAAATGGTATTTTTTTGATAATGGAATTAGAAACGCCATCATTAATGATTTTAGACCTTTAGCAATAAGGCAAGATACTGGCTTACTTTGGGAAAATTATTGTATTTACGAGCGTATTAAGATAAACCGCTACCAAAAAACAGATGCTGAGTTTTTCTTTTGGAGAACGTATGACCAGCAAGAAATAGATTTAATAGAAAAAGTAGGTCATAACATTCATGCTTTTGAGTTTAAATACAGCAACCACAAGAAGGTAAAAGTACCTGTCTTCTTTCAAAAAAATTATCCCGATGCTGAGTTTAACCTCATCCATCGGGATAATTATATAGATTTTATTGTGGCAGAACTACTTAAACCTTAA
- a CDS encoding TM2 domain-containing protein, translated as MKHNFLFHLANVTTEEMIFIQEITKDLNENQVRNFELVYTGKRRDPQHVLLFTILGFFGIAGIQRFVTNQMGMGILYFLTAGLCFIGTIVDLINYKSLANEYNHKMALESRHFVGMAAM; from the coding sequence ATGAAACATAATTTCCTTTTTCACCTAGCTAACGTTACAACTGAAGAAATGATCTTCATACAAGAGATAACGAAAGACTTAAATGAAAACCAAGTAAGAAACTTTGAATTGGTTTATACAGGTAAACGCCGCGACCCGCAACACGTTTTGTTATTTACTATTCTGGGCTTTTTTGGGATAGCAGGTATACAACGTTTTGTAACCAACCAAATGGGTATGGGCATTTTATATTTCCTTACAGCAGGTTTATGCTTTATAGGTACTATCGTAGATTTAATCAATTATAAAAGCTTAGCAAACGAGTATAACCATAAAATGGCTTTAGAAAGTCGTCATTTTGTTGGCATGGCGGCCATGTAA
- the mfd gene encoding transcription-repair coupling factor yields MNIREILERYKQDNRVEQLTQALQQKKSRVHLKGLIGAQDAFIVAANYFLTHRNMVFVLPDREEANYFQADLENLMDKDILLFPSSYRKSFDFTQTDSANVLLRAEVLNELNHTHEYGNLIVTYPEALAEKVIDRNALEKNTLEIILNNKLSIDFINEFLIEYDFERTDFVYEPGQFSVRGGIVDIFSFSNELPYRIEFFGDHVESIRTFEIESQLSVEQVKSVTIVPNVQAKFLTESNISLLEFIDDDAAIWFKDVVFTLDTIKTGYKKATELWKALSANDKQTNPDWLDPKFSFTDEKLLADQLSDFPLIEFGKQFFYPATQTILFDTKPQPSFNKDFNLLIHNLKENEKQKIENFILTDSSKQQERLFAIIEDLGKQITFTPINISIREGFIDYEQKLACYTDHQIFDRYYKYKLKRGYTKSQAITLKELRDLKPGDFITHIDHGVGKYGGLEKVEVNGKIQEMIRLIYADNDLLYVNINSLNRISKYSGKDGHIPKMNKLGTDAWDKLKKTTKKKVKDIARDLIKLYALRKAQEGMAFSPDTYLQNELEASFIYEDTPDQEKATADVKKDMESPHPMDRLVCGDVGFGKTEVAIRAAFKAATDGKQVAILVPTTILAMQHYKTFNERLKDFPVRIDYINRFKSTKQVKDTLEALKAGKVDIIIGTHKLVSKDVKFKDLGLLIIDEEQKFGVTVKEKLKQFRANVDTLTLTATPIPRTLHFSLMGARDLSIIQTPPPNRQPVLTELHVFNEKLIKEAVEFELDRDGQVFFIHNRVADLRQLGGLIQKLVPKARIAIAHGQLEGDKLEDIMLDFIEGKYDVLVATTIIEAGLDVPNANTMLINHAHMFGLSDLHQMRGRVGRSNKKAFCYLLSPPLSTLTPEARKRLSAIEEFSDLGSGFNVAMRDLDIRGSGNLLGAEQSGFIAEIGFDMYHKILDEAIQELKEEEFKGLFQDEKPRPFVSFTQIETDMELLIPDEYVTNIQERYNLYTELSKMENKTALDAFEKELHDRFGPLPRQVKDLLRTVELQWIGKEIGLEKISWKKGTLRGYFITDKQSKYFETDMFGSILQYAQQHPRKVNLKEVKNTLRIAVEDIKNIDEAIWALEQMRDPVVI; encoded by the coding sequence GTGAACATCAGAGAGATTTTAGAAAGATATAAGCAAGATAACCGGGTTGAGCAATTAACCCAGGCCTTACAGCAAAAGAAATCGCGTGTACATTTAAAGGGTTTAATTGGTGCTCAAGATGCTTTTATTGTGGCCGCCAATTATTTTCTTACCCATAGAAATATGGTTTTTGTACTGCCAGACAGAGAAGAAGCTAATTATTTTCAGGCCGATTTAGAGAACCTTATGGATAAAGATATTCTGCTTTTTCCATCGTCTTACCGCAAATCTTTTGATTTTACCCAAACAGATTCTGCCAATGTACTTTTAAGAGCTGAAGTATTGAACGAGCTTAACCATACACATGAGTATGGAAATTTAATTGTTACCTACCCAGAAGCATTAGCAGAAAAAGTTATTGATAGAAACGCACTTGAAAAAAACACGCTTGAAATTATCTTAAACAACAAACTCAGCATTGATTTTATCAACGAGTTTTTAATTGAATATGATTTTGAACGTACCGATTTTGTATATGAACCAGGACAGTTCTCGGTTCGTGGAGGTATTGTAGATATATTTTCTTTCTCTAACGAGTTACCTTATCGGATAGAGTTTTTTGGCGACCATGTAGAATCTATCAGAACGTTTGAAATAGAAAGTCAGCTTTCTGTAGAGCAAGTAAAATCTGTTACCATAGTTCCAAACGTACAAGCTAAATTTCTTACAGAAAGCAATATCTCTTTATTAGAATTTATTGATGACGATGCAGCTATTTGGTTTAAAGATGTGGTTTTCACTTTAGATACCATCAAAACCGGATACAAAAAAGCTACAGAACTTTGGAAAGCTTTATCAGCAAATGATAAGCAAACTAACCCAGACTGGCTAGACCCAAAGTTTTCTTTTACGGATGAAAAACTACTGGCAGACCAACTGAGCGATTTTCCTCTGATAGAATTTGGGAAGCAGTTTTTTTATCCGGCAACGCAAACAATCTTGTTTGATACTAAGCCTCAACCTTCTTTTAATAAAGATTTTAATCTGCTTATCCACAACCTAAAAGAAAACGAAAAGCAAAAAATAGAGAATTTTATCCTAACAGATTCTTCTAAACAACAAGAACGTTTATTTGCCATTATAGAAGATTTAGGCAAGCAAATTACCTTTACGCCTATCAATATATCTATCAGAGAAGGTTTTATAGATTACGAGCAAAAACTGGCTTGTTATACAGACCATCAGATATTTGACCGTTACTATAAATACAAGCTTAAAAGAGGCTATACTAAATCTCAAGCCATCACCCTTAAAGAACTTAGAGATTTAAAACCCGGAGATTTTATCACCCATATAGACCATGGTGTTGGTAAATACGGTGGCTTAGAAAAGGTTGAAGTAAACGGTAAAATACAGGAAATGATTAGGCTTATTTATGCCGATAATGATTTGCTGTATGTAAACATCAACTCTTTAAACCGCATTTCTAAATATTCTGGTAAAGATGGGCACATTCCTAAAATGAATAAATTAGGAACCGATGCTTGGGATAAACTCAAGAAAACAACAAAAAAAAAAGTTAAAGACATTGCCCGCGACTTGATAAAACTTTATGCCCTGCGTAAAGCACAAGAAGGTATGGCTTTCTCGCCCGATACTTATTTACAAAACGAACTGGAAGCTTCTTTTATTTATGAAGATACCCCAGATCAAGAAAAGGCTACCGCCGATGTGAAAAAAGACATGGAATCGCCACACCCAATGGACCGTTTAGTTTGTGGCGATGTTGGCTTTGGAAAAACAGAAGTAGCTATCAGAGCAGCTTTTAAAGCCGCTACAGATGGTAAACAGGTTGCTATTTTGGTACCTACAACCATTTTGGCTATGCAACATTACAAAACCTTTAATGAGCGTTTAAAAGATTTCCCGGTAAGGATAGATTATATCAACCGATTTAAATCTACCAAGCAAGTAAAAGATACTTTAGAAGCCTTAAAAGCCGGAAAAGTAGATATCATTATTGGCACCCATAAATTGGTGAGTAAAGATGTTAAGTTTAAAGATTTAGGCCTTTTAATTATAGATGAGGAGCAAAAATTTGGTGTTACCGTTAAAGAAAAATTAAAGCAGTTTAGAGCCAATGTAGATACGCTTACGCTAACTGCAACGCCAATTCCGCGTACTTTGCATTTTTCTTTGATGGGTGCTCGGGATTTATCTATCATCCAAACGCCACCACCAAACCGCCAACCTGTTTTAACAGAGCTACATGTTTTTAATGAGAAATTGATTAAAGAAGCTGTAGAGTTTGAGTTAGATAGAGATGGGCAGGTTTTCTTTATCCATAACCGTGTTGCAGATTTACGTCAGCTAGGTGGTTTAATACAAAAGCTGGTTCCAAAAGCAAGAATAGCTATTGCACATGGTCAGTTAGAAGGCGATAAGCTTGAAGATATCATGCTTGATTTTATTGAAGGAAAGTATGATGTTTTAGTTGCTACTACCATTATTGAGGCTGGTCTTGATGTACCAAATGCCAATACCATGTTGATTAACCATGCACACATGTTTGGTTTAAGCGATTTACATCAGATGCGTGGGCGTGTTGGCCGCTCTAACAAAAAGGCGTTTTGTTATTTGTTAAGTCCGCCTTTGTCTACCCTTACGCCAGAAGCCAGAAAGCGTTTAAGCGCCATAGAAGAGTTTTCTGATTTAGGTAGCGGATTTAACGTGGCTATGCGAGATTTAGACATCCGCGGAAGCGGAAACCTTTTAGGTGCAGAGCAAAGTGGTTTTATTGCCGAAATTGGCTTTGATATGTACCACAAAATCTTGGATGAAGCTATACAAGAACTTAAAGAAGAAGAGTTTAAAGGTTTATTTCAGGATGAAAAACCTCGTCCTTTTGTAAGCTTTACCCAAATAGAAACCGATATGGAACTGCTTATTCCTGATGAGTATGTAACCAATATCCAAGAACGTTATAATTTATATACCGAGCTTTCTAAAATGGAGAATAAAACAGCTTTAGATGCTTTTGAAAAAGAACTTCATGACCGTTTTGGACCACTACCAAGACAAGTGAAAGACCTACTCAGAACGGTAGAATTACAATGGATTGGAAAAGAAATAGGCTTAGAAAAAATCAGCTGGAAAAAAGGAACTTTAAGGGGTTATTTTATTACCGATAAACAATCTAAATATTTTGAAACCGATATGTTTGGTAGTATCCTACAATATGCGCAACAGCATCCACGTAAAGTAAACCTGAAAGAGGTTAAAAACACCTTGCGTATTGCTGTTGAAGACATCAAAAATATTGATGAAGCCATTTGGGCACTAGAGCAAATGAGAGACCCGGTAGTGATCTAG
- a CDS encoding Nif3-like dinuclear metal center hexameric protein, which translates to MKIKELSTFLESIAPASYQEAYDNAGLIVGHPHQEIKKALICLDCTEAVVQEAIDEQCDIIIAHHPIVFKGLKKFNGKNYVERVVIKAIKHDIAIYAIHTNLDHVYNGVNKKIADKLGLINTQILAPREALLKKLVVFVPTQHKEQVKEALFTAGAGSIGNYTECSFEQAGQGNYKANESAKPFLGEKNKRHTEEEYRLEVLIPAHLEHKIVAAMLQAHPYEEVAYDLFPLSNTLKTVGAGMFGQLEVAMDEAEFLKLLKQNMQVSVIRHTALLGKKISKVAVCGGSGSFLLQQAIQAGADIFITADFKYHEFFDADGKIIIADIGHFESEQFTQDLLLEIIQNNFPNFALRLTVHNTNPIKYLS; encoded by the coding sequence ATGAAGATTAAAGAACTTAGCACTTTTTTAGAAAGTATAGCACCAGCTTCTTATCAGGAGGCTTATGATAATGCAGGTTTAATAGTTGGTCATCCTCATCAAGAAATAAAAAAAGCTTTAATATGTTTAGATTGTACAGAAGCCGTTGTGCAAGAAGCTATTGATGAGCAATGTGATATCATTATTGCTCATCATCCTATCGTTTTTAAAGGGCTGAAGAAATTTAATGGCAAAAATTATGTAGAGCGTGTGGTTATAAAAGCCATTAAACATGATATTGCCATTTATGCCATCCACACCAATTTGGATCATGTCTACAATGGTGTAAATAAAAAAATAGCCGATAAGCTAGGTTTAATAAATACCCAAATACTAGCTCCTAGAGAAGCACTTTTAAAAAAACTGGTTGTTTTTGTGCCTACGCAGCATAAAGAACAAGTAAAAGAAGCTCTGTTTACCGCTGGTGCGGGTAGTATTGGCAATTATACCGAGTGTAGTTTTGAACAAGCAGGGCAAGGGAATTATAAGGCCAATGAAAGTGCTAAGCCGTTTTTAGGCGAAAAAAATAAGCGACATACCGAGGAAGAGTATCGTTTAGAGGTATTAATTCCTGCACATTTAGAGCATAAAATTGTAGCCGCTATGTTGCAAGCGCACCCTTATGAAGAGGTAGCTTACGATTTATTTCCACTTTCTAATACTTTAAAAACAGTAGGTGCAGGTATGTTTGGCCAATTAGAAGTAGCTATGGATGAGGCAGAGTTCTTAAAGCTTTTGAAGCAAAATATGCAGGTTTCTGTGATTAGACATACCGCACTTTTAGGCAAAAAAATAAGTAAAGTAGCGGTTTGTGGTGGTTCTGGAAGCTTTTTATTACAACAAGCTATACAGGCTGGGGCCGATATATTTATAACCGCAGATTTTAAGTACCATGAGTTTTTTGATGCCGATGGAAAAATTATAATTGCCGATATCGGACATTTTGAAAGTGAGCAATTTACGCAAGACTTACTATTGGAAATAATTCAAAATAATTTTCCTAACTTTGCACTCCGTTTAACTGTACATAATACAAACCCAATAAAATATTTGTCTTAA
- a CDS encoding DUF2683 family protein, whose translation MDSYIIHPQTKAQEKALKAVLEALKVDFECLKAGVEEQLPDVVVQKVKKSQQQIAEGKFISLDEMKAIIS comes from the coding sequence ATGGATTCTTATATCATACATCCTCAAACTAAAGCTCAAGAAAAGGCATTAAAAGCGGTTTTAGAAGCGCTTAAAGTAGATTTTGAGTGTCTAAAAGCTGGTGTAGAAGAACAACTTCCAGATGTTGTTGTACAAAAAGTAAAAAAAAGTCAACAGCAAATTGCTGAAGGTAAATTCATTAGCTTGGATGAAATGAAAGCTATCATCTCATGA
- a CDS encoding zinc ribbon domain-containing protein → MEQTVEQKLEALYELQTIHTKIDKIRQTRGELPMEVADLEDDVAGLETRIQKIKAELDDLEDAIVNRKNMIKEAQALIKKYETQQNNVKNNREFDALAKEIEIQGLEIQVCEKKIKEYQYEIKTKTDVYESAAQNLEDRKKDLEVKKAELATITSETQKEEEVLLTQAEKANEKIDERLLFAYNRLRGNFKNGLAVVTIERDSCSGCFNKIPPQRQSDIRQRKKIIVCEHCGRILIDETMSEDIKSEAV, encoded by the coding sequence ATGGAACAAACCGTAGAACAAAAGCTTGAAGCTTTATACGAACTGCAGACAATTCATACTAAAATTGATAAAATTCGTCAGACAAGAGGCGAGCTTCCAATGGAAGTTGCTGATTTAGAAGATGATGTTGCTGGTTTAGAAACCCGTATACAAAAAATCAAAGCAGAGCTTGATGATCTGGAAGATGCGATTGTAAATCGTAAAAATATGATTAAAGAAGCTCAGGCTTTAATCAAGAAATACGAAACTCAGCAAAACAATGTAAAAAATAACCGTGAGTTTGATGCTCTTGCTAAAGAGATTGAAATTCAAGGTTTAGAAATACAAGTTTGCGAGAAGAAGATTAAAGAATATCAGTATGAGATTAAAACTAAAACTGATGTTTATGAAAGTGCTGCACAAAACTTAGAAGACCGTAAAAAAGACTTAGAAGTAAAAAAAGCAGAGCTAGCAACTATTACTTCTGAAACTCAAAAAGAAGAAGAAGTTTTATTAACTCAAGCTGAGAAAGCAAATGAGAAAATAGATGAGCGTTTATTATTTGCTTATAACCGTTTAAGAGGAAACTTTAAAAATGGTTTAGCGGTAGTAACTATCGAGAGAGATTCTTGCTCTGGTTGTTTTAACAAAATTCCACCTCAGCGTCAGTCTGACATTCGTCAACGTAAGAAAATTATTGTTTGCGAGCATTGCGGACGTATCTTAATTGACGAGACGATGTCTGAAGATATTAAAAGCGAAGCAGTTTAA
- the trmB gene encoding tRNA (guanosine(46)-N7)-methyltransferase TrmB produces the protein MAKRKLQRFTEIGTFKNVVQLENGKPYKGNWKKEFFKNDNPLILELACGKGEYSVNLGRKYPDKNFLGIDYKGNRIWVGAKMALDENLDNVGFLRIQIQNLLDYFEVGEVDEIWLTFPDPQAQSPLERKRLTNLTFLEKYKTVTKANGAMHLKTDNDGFYDYTLEKITELNFPIEEQTTDVYKTHPTDEILSIKTHYERLYLQKGKNINYVRFKFI, from the coding sequence GTGGCAAAAAGAAAATTACAGCGTTTTACAGAGATAGGCACTTTTAAAAATGTGGTGCAGCTAGAAAACGGAAAGCCTTATAAAGGAAATTGGAAGAAAGAGTTTTTTAAAAATGATAATCCCTTGATATTGGAGCTGGCCTGTGGAAAAGGCGAGTATAGCGTTAATTTAGGCCGTAAATATCCTGATAAGAATTTTTTAGGGATAGATTATAAAGGCAACAGAATTTGGGTTGGTGCAAAAATGGCACTAGATGAAAATTTGGATAACGTAGGTTTTTTAAGAATACAAATTCAAAATTTATTAGATTATTTTGAGGTTGGCGAAGTTGATGAAATATGGCTTACCTTCCCAGACCCACAAGCGCAAAGCCCTTTAGAGCGAAAAAGATTAACCAATCTTACATTTTTAGAAAAGTATAAAACCGTAACCAAAGCCAATGGTGCTATGCATCTAAAAACCGATAATGATGGTTTTTACGATTACACGCTAGAAAAAATTACAGAACTTAATTTCCCTATAGAAGAGCAAACTACAGATGTTTACAAAACGCATCCCACTGATGAGATTTTATCTATAAAAACGCATTACGAACGTTTGTATCTGCAAAAGGGAAAAAACATCAATTACGTAAGGTTTAAATTTATTTAA
- a CDS encoding carboxymuconolactone decarboxylase family protein produces MGKLVDDFNSYRTKMNDRIMESANTNIKRFFALDTTTYADGALDVKTKEMLGLVASMVLRCDDCIKYHLGKCYEAGVNHAEMNEIFMIANLVGGSIVIPHYRRAVEYWDELNAG; encoded by the coding sequence ATGGGAAAACTGGTTGATGATTTTAATAGCTATCGTACAAAAATGAACGATAGGATAATGGAAAGTGCAAATACTAATATCAAACGTTTTTTTGCACTAGACACTACCACTTATGCTGATGGTGCTTTAGATGTAAAAACCAAAGAAATGCTGGGTTTGGTTGCCTCTATGGTTTTACGTTGTGATGATTGCATCAAATATCATTTAGGAAAATGCTATGAAGCTGGCGTAAACCACGCCGAAATGAACGAAATATTTATGATTGCCAATTTGGTTGGCGGCTCTATTGTTATTCCACATTATAGAAGGGCAGTAGAGTATTGGGACGAGTTGAATGCCGGTTAG
- a CDS encoding DUF4199 domain-containing protein, whose protein sequence is MKMKNAILSGIIIGVVSVIWVIIMHFAGINPENVQESDNRWLEYTSVIIPIIGLYLGIKGFKNRNNNSLTFFEGVFEGFKIMAIGGLIAGAFSSLYFSFLNLEFSSDYMERIFGAAIIGFLVTLASSLLLMTKPKQL, encoded by the coding sequence ATGAAAATGAAAAACGCAATACTATCAGGAATCATCATTGGTGTAGTTTCGGTTATATGGGTAATCATCATGCATTTTGCAGGTATAAACCCAGAAAATGTACAAGAAAGCGATAATAGATGGTTAGAATACACCTCTGTTATTATCCCAATAATTGGTTTATATTTAGGGATAAAAGGCTTTAAAAATAGAAACAACAATAGCTTAACTTTTTTTGAGGGCGTATTTGAAGGCTTTAAAATAATGGCTATTGGTGGTTTAATTGCAGGCGCTTTTAGCTCGCTTTATTTTAGTTTTTTAAACTTAGAGTTTTCTTCTGATTATATGGAGCGTATTTTTGGTGCTGCAATTATAGGTTTCTTAGTTACCTTAGCTAGCTCATTGCTATTAATGACAAAGCCAAAGCAGTTGTAA
- the fcl gene encoding GDP-L-fucose synthase — MEKSAKIYVAGHRGMVGSAITRKLQKEGYTHIITRTSAELDLRNQQAATDFFAAEKPEYVFLAAAKVGGIVANNTYRAEFLYDNLQIQNNIIHNAYLNGVKKLLFLGSSCIYPKLAPQPLKEEYLLSGYLEETNEPYAIAKITGIKMCDAYRSQYGCNYISAMPTNLYGYNDNYHPQNSHVLPALIRKFHEAKVNNLPDVTIWGTGSPMREFLFADDLADACYYLMLNYNEPHLINIGTGEDITIKDLALTIKEIVGFDGELNFDTSKPDGTPRKLMDVSKLHSKGWKYKIELKEGIQLAYEDFLSKYA; from the coding sequence TTGGAAAAATCAGCAAAAATTTATGTAGCAGGTCACCGTGGTATGGTTGGCTCTGCCATCACCAGAAAACTTCAAAAAGAAGGTTATACCCATATCATTACCAGAACATCTGCCGAACTTGATTTAAGAAACCAGCAAGCCGCTACTGATTTTTTTGCTGCCGAAAAGCCAGAATATGTTTTTCTTGCCGCTGCAAAAGTAGGTGGTATTGTGGCTAATAATACTTACCGGGCCGAGTTTCTGTATGATAATTTACAGATACAAAACAACATCATCCATAACGCTTATTTAAATGGCGTAAAGAAATTATTGTTCTTAGGTTCTAGCTGTATTTATCCTAAATTGGCCCCTCAGCCTTTAAAAGAAGAGTATTTATTAAGTGGCTATTTAGAAGAAACTAACGAGCCTTATGCTATTGCCAAAATTACAGGCATAAAAATGTGCGATGCTTACCGCAGTCAGTATGGTTGTAATTATATTTCTGCCATGCCTACCAATTTATATGGCTATAACGATAATTATCATCCACAAAACTCGCATGTTTTACCTGCTTTAATTCGTAAATTTCATGAAGCTAAGGTTAATAACTTACCTGATGTTACCATTTGGGGAACCGGAAGCCCTATGCGTGAGTTTTTATTTGCTGATGATTTAGCAGATGCTTGTTATTACCTGATGTTAAATTACAATGAGCCTCATTTAATTAATATTGGTACTGGTGAGGATATTACCATTAAAGATTTGGCTTTAACCATTAAGGAAATTGTAGGTTTTGATGGCGAATTAAATTTTGATACTTCTAAACCCGATGGTACGCCACGTAAATTGATGGATGTAAGTAAACTACACAGCAAAGGCTGGAAATATAAAATAGAGCTAAAAGAAGGCATCCAATTAGCTTATGAAGATTTCTTAAGCAAATATGCTTAA
- a CDS encoding DNA-3-methyladenine glycosylase I, protein MNHPQLNPRCPWCGTDSLYVKYHDEEWGKEVHDDKILFEFLILEAAQAGLSWITVLRKRENYRRVFANFDAEKVAQFTDADIERILQDPGIIRNRLKVVSAVNNAKLFLKVQQEFGSFDTYLYSFMPNQKPVINFPSSMADVPARTEISDAIAKDMKKRGFKFFGTTICYAHMQATGMVNDHLITCTHK, encoded by the coding sequence ATGAACCACCCCCAATTAAACCCTCGTTGCCCATGGTGTGGCACAGATTCCCTTTATGTAAAATACCACGATGAAGAGTGGGGAAAAGAAGTTCATGATGATAAAATACTTTTTGAATTCTTAATTCTTGAAGCAGCACAGGCAGGTTTAAGTTGGATAACTGTATTGCGTAAAAGAGAAAATTACCGCAGGGTTTTTGCCAATTTTGATGCAGAAAAAGTGGCTCAATTTACGGATGCCGATATAGAACGTATTTTACAAGACCCGGGCATCATTCGTAATCGTTTAAAAGTAGTTTCGGCGGTTAACAATGCAAAGCTGTTTTTAAAGGTGCAGCAAGAGTTTGGTTCTTTTGATACCTATTTGTACTCCTTTATGCCTAACCAAAAACCCGTGATAAATTTCCCTTCAAGTATGGCGGATGTTCCTGCCCGTACAGAAATTTCTGATGCTATCGCCAAGGATATGAAAAAAAGAGGCTTTAAATTTTTTGGTACAACCATTTGTTATGCACACATGCAGGCAACTGGTATGGTAAATGATCATTTAATTACTTGTACACATAAATAG
- a CDS encoding MGMT family protein yields MDKATFFEQVYQVVRLIPKGRVTSYGAIAGFLGAKGSSRMVGYAMNSSFTAHPPVPAHRVVNRNGLLTGKFYFGTATAMQELLEKEGIKVENDQIINFKQLFWDPAVEIDLEK; encoded by the coding sequence ATGGATAAAGCTACTTTTTTTGAACAGGTTTATCAGGTGGTGAGGCTTATTCCAAAAGGTAGGGTTACTTCTTACGGGGCAATTGCAGGTTTTTTAGGTGCAAAGGGTTCTTCCAGAATGGTAGGTTATGCCATGAATAGTTCTTTTACAGCGCATCCGCCAGTTCCGGCGCATCGGGTAGTGAATAGAAATGGTTTACTAACCGGTAAGTTTTATTTTGGTACTGCTACCGCGATGCAAGAATTATTAGAAAAAGAGGGTATCAAGGTAGAAAACGACCAAATTATAAACTTTAAACAGCTTTTTTGGGATCCGGCAGTAGAAATTGATTTAGAAAAGTAA